From the genome of Hippoglossus stenolepis isolate QCI-W04-F060 chromosome 13, HSTE1.2, whole genome shotgun sequence:
CATaaatgaaaagacaagaaaCTTCATAGTTCATTCACTGGTATTTATCACACACAGTAATTACTCAAACAACAATCATAGATGCAATAATGTCCGGAATGTTTCTCTTACACCAAAGTTATGAAATTTGAAgttgaattttattttcaaagttaAATTATTTTCACAGAAGCCTGATTAttatgacaatttaaaaaaaaaatacaaatccatttataaaaacatttgggCAGTAAAATGTTGATCATAGTATCTGGTCAGAGATTGAAGGTCTGCGACTCCACGGATCTTCTTCAGTCCGAGtcactgctgcaggagctgctggaggactgAAGCAGGgatgaacaacacaaacacacatcaatgAAACTTCAATCCTCTTAAACTGATTTAACTTTAACTACATTATCTGCATTAAATTTGAAAATagaataatttgaaaaaatctTATCAGTGGTTTGGTCTGtaggactttttatttttctctcagagTTGTGAGTTCACATTAAGTTGTTCTTAACCACGTATTAACTAttatatttcactgtgtgtattcAGAATAATTCATTTCTGTTGCAAACAAAACCAGCATTCAGCTTTTGAGAAAATGCTTGAATCTTACCCCGTGACAGTTCTTTCCTTTCTTGTGACACTTGTCATGAGTGTGACCATTCTTGTGCTTGTGGCCATGTCCATGACCATGTCCGCCTCCGTGCCCTTGGCCATGGCCCTGTCCGTGGCATTGCCCGTGGCCCTGCCCGTGGCATTGCCCGTGGCCCTGCCCGTGGCCCTGCCCGTGGCCCTGTCCGTGGCCCTGTCCGTGGCCCTGTTCATGGCCCTGCCCGTGGCCCTGTCCATAGCCCTGTCCTTGGCCCTGTCCGTGGCCCTGCCCGTATCCTTGCCCTTGGCCATAACCAGGCCCAGGCCCATGTCCGGGGTAGCCTCCCTGTTGACCGTGGGGCTGAGGAGGGTAGTTCGGTGGTGGGGCGCTGCCTGGAGGATGTTGAGGGTAGCCCCCTGGCATCTGTTGATGGTTGTTTGGGTAGCCAGGGGGGTACTGGTTTCCTAAACACCAGAAGAAGTGAGGAATCAGATATATACGTCACTGTTTTTGCAAAAGTTATTATCAAGCTCAATATGCATTATTTAAAAGTAGCCGTTTACCTTGGTTGTGTCCGTACATTTTGAATCTTCTAAAGATCCTAAAGATGAGAGAAAAAGCAGTTGTCCTTTCAATATACACACAGAGTCCTGGACCTTGAAGAGCGAGTCCGAGGAGAACTTACTGTGTGCTGGAGATCAGGTCCACAGACAGAGCCGACACCTGCTGGCCCCTCTTATGTACGGCCGCACCTCAGCTTGAAGCCTCAACTCCCATCAGAACATTTTTCCTCTGTGACCtaactgggtgtgtgtgtgtctaatatTTGACATAAAGTCATTAGGGACCATAAACGCTCTAATATTGActgtagacacacacagcctcaccGAAACCTTTGGGATTTGGTTGTATTGagtcttttttttgtcctgcaGTCTGATGTTGtcatcatttccatttttataaTACTagaaatattttatcttttccaTTGCTTGATAgattcattttgtatttatcagATAGAATGTAAAGTTTATTAATCAAATTTATCAAGAACACTGTGCATGATACTGCAGTTTTTTATCAGCTGTCAAACACGGAACAGCAGTGACCGGTGCCGGGTCAGAAGTGTATTAAAGTTTCGTTAAGTCAGTGGGACAACAGCCACATGTGTGAATTCCCATTACTCCAGTTCACACTAAAACCAGTTAAAACACACTGTTTTAACTGGAAGATTGGAAGATTCACATTTTACAAACCTAAATCGTTGATTCCCTGTGTGAATGTAGTGGGAGTGGGGGGTGCAGGGTGTGTGACTGTTTGTGGAAAGCATTGCTGAACAAAGGTCTGAAATTCAACCTTCCCTGGGTCAATACAGATAATGTCATTGGACACTGATAAAGAACAGGCGGAAATAAGAAACTCTGAGGTCAGATATGAAATAAGAGCCAAGACATTACTGAGATTAATTGCTTTTATGACTCATACGTTGTTTATCACAATGGATCAATTCATGAGTAATACATATCCAACTGTCAGTAGCAGACTGATGTAACAGATATTTAAAGCAACGCTGCTGCCAACCCATCAGAAGGGAGTCAGAGACCGGAGCTGTGTTGCTGACACAGCTGTTCTGATCTTATATAAGAGATTCACATAAGATATTACAACACGTGACGACTAAACAAGACTCAAAAACCCTTGAGGTGCACATGAGACACTGAGTTGAAGAAGCACACATGGAGTGGTGGTTATTATCGAAGGCAGGAAGACGAAGGTGCTCCGGTGGTTTCTCTTCACCTCTAGTCAGAGtcgctgctgcaggagctgctggacgACTGGAACAAGAACAACACATCGTCACGTACTGAGGATTTGATGAAGTGCAGCCGAAACTTCAGCAAACTTGAACCACAGAGATGGAGTCAGGAAATGTTCTCGTTATCATTTTAACAGTTATATGGATTGTTTTTGGAAGATGCTTTGTTCTGGTGACCTGTGGCCGAAGTGGATCGTGTGACAGAGAGTCAGCTGTGTTCAAAGTAAACGATATAAAAATCCTAAAttagaagaataaataaataattatttacactatttaaaaaatgtgacgTGTGGGTAAACTGTTTCACATTgaactttacatttttattaactgCTTAGTGAAATTGTCTCTTTTATAAGGTGTGTTCTCTTtgatttcaaatcatttttttgtcttgtttttatttactttgacgCACCAGAGACTCcgtagttaaaaaaaatgtattcaataaaACAACTGGATCTTACCCCATgacacttcctctctcctttgtGACAATGGCCATGCATATGTCCATGCTTATGTCTGTGGCCATGTCCGTGTCCATGCCCATGCCCATGCCCATGCCCATGCCCATGCCCATGCCCATGACCGTGTCCGTGTCCATGTCCATGATCAGGCCCATGGCCATGTCCATGTCCATGATCAGGCCCATGCCCATGTCCATGTCCATGTCCATGATCATGATCATGCCCATGTCCATGATCAGGCCCATGTCCATGCCCATGTCCATGATCAGGCCCATGTCCATGCCCATGCCCATGTCCATGATCATGCCCATGTCCATGCCCATGTCCATGTCCATGTCCATGTCCATGATCATGATCATGCCCATGTCCATGATCATGCCCATGCTGTCGCCGTGCCCGTAGCCAGGTCCAGGACCATGGCTCTGACCACAGTCAAGTCCACAACCTGTTCCGTGACCTTGGCCTCCAGACCCTCCACAAGGTGGAGCCACAGGATTGTACACATGTGGACCACATGGCTGAGGGGGGCAGGGCTGAGGGGGGCAGGGCTGAGGGGGGCAGGGCTGTGGTGGATATTGAGGATAGAATCCTGGCACTTGCTGAGACTGAGAGCCAGTAGGACACTGGTTTCCTGTTCAAACAGAGGAGGTGTTAATAACACTTGATTACAATGTTTGCTTTCAAATTCAGTGAAATGTTTGTCGGAAAGAAGAGGTGTTTAATACGagtgaagaaaagacaaatataaacttTTTACCTCCGTTATTTCCGAACATTTCAAAATTTCAGATCCGAATCTTGAAACTGAAAGAATGAACATAAAGCATCTCAGACAAAAAACAATTCTCTTGAGTGGATGAATAAGCAGTTGTAAATAATCAAACACTGCGTTGTTTAGATAGAGAGCAACTGCAGGGAGTTGAGGAAAAGACAAACCACACAAGGATTACATCACACACTTTGTGCCAAGTGAGTCATACCGACAACACAGGATCGCAAAAATAATGTTATGCTGTTAATAACGGAAATACACACATGTTAGCAAACCAGTGTATAAAACACATGCTTCCTATCTTTGTGTATGGGGTTAACCCCGAAcccgaaccctaaccctaaccctaaccctaacccagccCTAGACCATTACCATTaccataaccataaccataaccataaccattaccataaccttaaccatccaaactaaatgcctaaccctaaccttattctaaccctaaccctaaaaccaagtcttcaccctcaaacagccctttgaaagcAGGTCGGAGAGTGAGGACCGGTCCAAAACGTCCTCTCCCTGTATGTTGTAGGctaaaatggtcctcacaaagatatctgtacacacacacagacacacacagagcatatGAACGCACACACATGGTAATAAGTCCTGGTGAGCAGTTGGTAAACTTACTGTGCTGTAGTTCAGGTCCTCACTCAGTCGACAGGCTGCTGGCTGTGAACTTATATGAAGCCACACCTCAAAAAAACCAGCAGACATCATCAGGGGCTGTGCCTGAAATCccagttttcttttgttgaacTTTTCTTCATCCTTTTTTGCGAGTTATGCAACATACAAGTTTTTTGTGCTCAATTAACACAACTGTGTAACACAGCTGTGTAACACAATCGTTGTCACCACAAGGCACCAGATAAGTAACAATGGAAAAACTACCAGCAGGTTCATTGCATCATTGATATTGTataggtttatttttctttattgaaatttgtttttaaaatttctttAGATCTGTGTGTAGTATAATCTTTCTGAAATGTCACTATAAGACTGGTAAATGACATCTTTTACCACCAGCCAGTGGTATTATTAAGATTTACACTTATCACTCCATCACCCTGGTCACAAATCCCACGTGTGTCATGGACTCTTTGGTTTATCGACTTGTAcctttgtgtccttgtgttaAGGTTTGTGTTCAGTTGATTCctgatttatttagaaaattatgatctttgtgtgtttcccctGTGTTCAGTCACCCCTGCCTCCCTTGTCTATATtg
Proteins encoded in this window:
- the LOC118119666 gene encoding holotricin-3-like; this translates as MPGGYPQHPPGSAPPPNYPPQPHGQQGGYPGHGPGPGYGQGQGYGQGHGQGQGQGYGQGHGQGHEQGHGQGHGQGHGQGHGQGHGQCHGQGHGQCHGQGHGQGHGGGHGHGHGHKHKNGHTHDKCHKKGKNCHGSSSSSCSSDSD
- the LOC118119665 gene encoding zinc finger CCCH domain-containing protein 4-like; protein product: MFGNNGGNQCPTGSQSQQVPGFYPQYPPQPCPPQPCPPQPCPPQPCGPHVYNPVAPPCGGSGGQGHGTGCGLDCGQSHGPGPGYGHGDSMGMIMDMGMIMIMDMDMDMDMGMGLIMDMDMAMGLIMDMDTDTVMGMGMGMGMGMGMGMDTDMATDISMDICMAIVTKERGSVMGRPAAPAAATLTRGEEKPPEHLRLPAFDNNHHSMCASSTQCLMCTSRVFESCLVVTCCNILCESLI